The following proteins come from a genomic window of Nostoc sp. TCL26-01:
- the rimI gene encoding ribosomal protein S18-alanine N-acetyltransferase, whose translation MISSKLNLKSLTAQDLNAIVELDQACFGGLWTCEGYQREIDSPNSDLLGLVSPTSSTKILGMGCFWSILEEAHITIVAVHPQYQRQGLGQAILYFLLRTAGDRGMERATLEVRASNLQAISLYQKFGFQTAGRRRRYYQDNGEDALILWLPDLQYPQFPAKLDHWHNIVVDNLQKYSWDLVNSH comes from the coding sequence GTGATCTCATCAAAGTTAAACCTAAAATCATTAACTGCTCAGGATTTAAATGCCATCGTAGAACTAGATCAAGCTTGTTTTGGTGGACTTTGGACTTGTGAAGGCTATCAACGAGAGATAGATAGCCCCAACAGTGATTTACTTGGTCTAGTTTCTCCCACTTCCAGCACTAAAATACTGGGCATGGGATGTTTTTGGTCAATTTTAGAGGAAGCCCACATCACAATTGTGGCTGTCCATCCTCAATATCAACGTCAAGGTTTGGGACAGGCTATATTATATTTCCTTTTGCGAACAGCTGGCGATCGCGGCATGGAGCGAGCAACCCTCGAAGTCCGCGCCTCCAACTTACAAGCCATATCTTTATATCAAAAATTCGGCTTCCAAACAGCCGGTCGGCGGCGACGCTACTACCAAGATAACGGCGAAGATGCCCTAATCCTCTGGCTCCCCGACCTGCAATACCCCCAATTTCCAGCAAAATTAGACCACTGGCACAACATAGTCGTGGATAATCTTCAAAAATATTCTTGGGATTTAGTCAATAGTCATTAG
- the holB gene encoding DNA polymerase III subunit delta' has translation MNNPFAPLIGQQQAIELLTQAVRQNRVAPAYMFVGTDGVGRSLAARCFVELLFASVVEPELVPSLQHRLQQGNHPDLLWVQPTYQYQGQRLTAAEAAEKKLKRKAPPLIRLEQIREITEFLSRPPLEAPRNLVILEEAQTMAEPAANALLKTLEEPGQATIILIAPSPESVLPTLVSRCQKIPFYPLDTQSLTQVLQQTGNQAIFQYPTILSIAAGSPGNAIASYEQLQLIPSELLENLTTVPKSYRHGLELAKSIDKDLDTEAQLWLVDYLQQSYWQSLHQPEIINQLESTRKYLFAYAQPRLVWECTLLFLYQTMNREN, from the coding sequence ATGAATAACCCGTTCGCACCACTGATAGGACAACAGCAAGCTATCGAGTTACTAACTCAGGCTGTGAGACAAAATCGAGTCGCCCCAGCCTATATGTTTGTAGGAACAGATGGTGTAGGACGGAGTTTAGCCGCACGGTGTTTTGTGGAGTTGTTGTTTGCTAGTGTTGTCGAACCTGAACTCGTACCATCTCTACAACATCGGCTACAACAAGGGAACCACCCTGATTTGTTGTGGGTACAGCCGACTTATCAATACCAAGGACAAAGACTCACCGCCGCAGAAGCAGCCGAAAAAAAACTCAAGCGCAAAGCACCACCGTTAATTCGCTTAGAACAAATTCGAGAAATTACCGAGTTTCTCAGTCGTCCTCCCCTGGAAGCACCGAGAAATTTGGTCATACTAGAGGAAGCGCAAACAATGGCTGAACCAGCAGCCAATGCTTTACTAAAAACTCTAGAAGAACCAGGACAAGCTACTATCATCTTAATTGCACCTTCTCCTGAGTCTGTATTGCCGACCTTGGTGTCACGCTGTCAAAAGATTCCCTTTTATCCCTTAGATACACAGTCTTTAACTCAGGTACTTCAGCAAACAGGCAATCAAGCAATTTTCCAGTATCCCACCATTTTGAGCATAGCAGCTGGCAGTCCAGGGAATGCGATCGCCTCCTACGAACAATTACAACTCATTCCCTCAGAGTTACTCGAAAATCTCACCACAGTGCCTAAATCTTATCGCCATGGTTTAGAATTAGCCAAAAGTATCGACAAAGATTTAGATACAGAAGCGCAACTCTGGTTAGTTGATTATTTACAACAGTCATATTGGCAAAGCTTGCATCAACCAGAAATAATTAACCAACTAGAATCAACTCGCAAATACCTATTTGCCTATGCCCAACCGCGTCTTGTTTGGGAGTGTACATTATTGTTTTTATATCAAACAATGAATCGAGAAAATTAA
- the lysA gene encoding diaminopimelate decarboxylase, with amino-acid sequence MVSTHPAGVQNAGTQYLPPRRNTSTNISPNQELLPLTAKVNSDDNLEIGGCDVTNLVQQFGSPLYILDEETLRTACQQYRDGFQRYYPGASQVLYASKAWNCLAVLAIAAAEGLGIDVVSGGELYTALTAGVNPDKIYLHGNNKSRDELVLAIESGVTIVVDNWHELHTLVETLHTGVVETLHATSLHGTRVMLRLTPGIECHTHEYIRTGHLDSKFGFDPNDLGEVFEFVSQQPNLTCVGLHAHIGSQIFERQPHRDLAAVMVEWLRDAKKYGLDITELNVGGGLGIKYVESDDPPSIDEWVKAICEVVQTACAAENLPLPKLLSEPGRSLIATACVTAYTVGSSKTIPEIRTYVSIDGGMSDNPRPITYQSVYRAVIANKLSAPLTETVTIAGKHCESGDILIKNAQLPKTEPGDILVVMATGAYNYSMASNYNRLPRPAAVVVANGEANLILQRETYQDLIRQDCLPERLKN; translated from the coding sequence ATGGTATCGACTCACCCTGCCGGGGTTCAAAATGCTGGGACTCAGTATTTACCTCCAAGGCGCAACACAAGCACAAATATTTCGCCCAACCAGGAACTGTTACCGTTAACGGCTAAAGTTAACAGTGATGACAACCTGGAAATCGGTGGGTGTGATGTCACAAATCTAGTGCAGCAGTTTGGTTCACCTTTATATATTTTAGATGAAGAAACCCTGCGAACAGCTTGCCAACAATATCGAGATGGTTTTCAGAGATATTATCCAGGGGCATCTCAGGTATTGTATGCTTCTAAGGCTTGGAATTGTCTAGCTGTTTTAGCGATCGCTGCGGCTGAAGGTTTAGGAATTGATGTGGTTTCCGGTGGCGAACTCTACACGGCGCTAACTGCGGGTGTGAATCCCGATAAGATTTACCTCCACGGCAATAATAAATCCCGCGATGAATTGGTTTTGGCGATTGAATCCGGTGTCACCATTGTGGTGGATAATTGGCACGAATTACATACCCTCGTAGAGACGTTGCATACGGGTGTTGTAGAGACGTTGCATGCAACGTCTCTACATGGGACGCGGGTGATGTTGCGATTGACACCAGGAATTGAATGCCATACCCATGAATATATTCGCACCGGACATTTAGATAGCAAATTTGGCTTTGATCCTAACGATTTGGGTGAGGTTTTTGAGTTTGTTAGCCAACAACCAAACTTAACCTGTGTGGGATTACACGCCCACATTGGTTCGCAAATTTTTGAGCGCCAACCCCACCGGGATTTAGCGGCTGTGATGGTGGAGTGGTTGCGAGATGCAAAAAAATATGGGTTAGATATCACCGAATTAAACGTTGGTGGTGGCTTGGGGATTAAATATGTAGAATCAGATGATCCACCAAGTATTGATGAGTGGGTGAAAGCAATTTGTGAAGTGGTACAAACTGCTTGTGCCGCCGAGAATCTGCCTTTACCAAAATTATTGAGTGAACCGGGGCGATCGCTCATTGCCACGGCTTGCGTTACCGCTTACACTGTTGGTTCATCGAAAACAATACCGGAAATCCGTACCTACGTTTCCATTGATGGTGGTATGTCTGATAACCCCCGTCCCATTACCTACCAATCAGTTTATCGAGCAGTGATTGCCAACAAGCTATCTGCACCCCTTACAGAAACAGTTACCATCGCTGGTAAACATTGCGAATCAGGGGATATTCTGATAAAAAATGCTCAACTACCCAAAACTGAACCAGGGGATATCCTCGTAGTTATGGCAACTGGTGCGTACAATTACAGTATGGCATCCAACTATAACCGTCTACCCCGACCGGCAGCAGTTGTAGTGGCGAATGGCGAAGCAAACTTAATTTTGCAACGCGAAACTTATCAAGACTTGATTCGACAAGATTGTTTACCAGAAAGATTGAAGAATTAG
- a CDS encoding type II toxin-antitoxin system PemK/MazF family toxin, producing the protein MTTSSPTPKRGDIWLANFDPTLGVEIKKIRPAVVVSSDSVGKLPIKLIAPITDWKEYYSDNIWHIKLEPDTTNNLTKTSAVDVLQLRGMDVQRLIRKIGVCSPELMEDIAASIAAVVDYF; encoded by the coding sequence TTGACTACTAGCTCTCCTACCCCTAAACGAGGTGATATTTGGCTTGCTAATTTTGACCCAACACTGGGAGTAGAAATCAAAAAAATCAGACCTGCTGTGGTGGTAAGTTCTGATAGTGTTGGTAAATTACCAATTAAATTAATTGCACCAATTACAGATTGGAAAGAATACTACTCTGATAATATTTGGCATATCAAACTTGAACCAGATACCACTAATAATTTAACAAAAACTTCTGCTGTAGATGTTTTGCAATTGCGCGGTATGGATGTGCAAAGACTAATCCGTAAAATTGGTGTATGTTCACCTGAATTGATGGAAGATATTGCTGCTTCTATTGCTGCGGTAGTGGACTATTTCTGA
- the tmk gene encoding dTMP kinase: MGGKLIVFEGVEGCGKTSQMQLCAEWLQSLGIAVILTREPGGTELGLDLRRLLLEKAENKPIAEVTELLLYAADRSQHVAQELKPNLAKGKYILCDRYTDSTIAYQGYGRGLDMDLITQLNSIATGELTSDITIWLDVDVEVGLARKRGEAVGLDRIEQETIAFHRRVQQGYADLAASSPTRIFRVDGSLSKEVVHHTIQAILRAHLKELP; this comes from the coding sequence ATGGGTGGCAAATTAATTGTCTTTGAAGGGGTGGAAGGTTGCGGTAAAACTAGCCAAATGCAGCTTTGTGCAGAGTGGTTGCAGAGTTTGGGCATTGCTGTGATTCTTACCCGTGAACCAGGGGGAACGGAGTTAGGTTTGGATTTGCGGCGGTTGTTGCTGGAAAAAGCAGAGAATAAGCCAATTGCCGAGGTGACAGAATTATTATTATACGCTGCCGATCGCTCACAACACGTTGCCCAAGAACTTAAACCAAACTTGGCAAAAGGGAAATATATTTTATGCGATCGCTATACTGATTCTACCATTGCCTATCAAGGTTATGGTCGGGGTTTGGATATGGATTTAATCACTCAGTTAAATAGTATTGCTACTGGTGAGTTAACAAGTGACATTACCATCTGGTTGGATGTTGATGTGGAGGTGGGGTTAGCTCGCAAACGTGGGGAAGCGGTAGGATTAGATCGGATAGAACAAGAGACAATTGCTTTCCACCGTCGTGTCCAACAAGGCTACGCAGACTTAGCTGCATCTTCTCCTACACGTATTTTTCGGGTTGATGGCAGTTTGAGTAAAGAAGTTGTCCACCATACTATTCAAGCAATTTTACGCGCACATCTGAAGGAGTTACCCTAA
- a CDS encoding PAS domain S-box protein → MLVNSSSLPLTMFTALAERKDLLMALTDRLGRIEWVNQAFVERTGLAANSLMGQKFFAVLGSHSQLNVQQAYIREQLLKGESFKFELSYQTHDERVCWLLVDGQPIHDAEGITSKYAVMSTDITLRKLTEQDLEQTRQRLKRLVENVKLVPWEAEGVTRQFTYVGPQATELFGYDLAQWYEPNFWYAHIHPEDLPQVIAHQENSIPEKNHYVIEYRFLSADGSWIWLKDIVNILLASSTIQKIKTEDNVTRFLGFLIDISDRKQTELSLQKVLYHLEQTNQELELRVQQRTVALTQEKEKLEQTLTELKKTQTQLIHSEKMSSLGQLVAGIAHEINNPVNFIYGNLIPATEYTENLLQLLQCYQQNYPDPNSQIQTAIADLEIEFIMEDLPKLLSSMNVGTNRIRDIVLSLRNFSRLDEAEVKEVDIHEGIDSTLMILQNRLKAKSNCPEIQVVKEYGELPLIECYAGQINQVFMNILANAIDVLEESIVNGEIVPSCRLASESNYLTRKGQQLMINHLELGNKPQIHISTRLSQEQQVLICIADNGPGMIEETRKRLFDPFFTTKPVGKGTGLGLSISYQIVVEKHQGKIECHSEVGRGTEFIISIPIKQSKQAIDVVKKI, encoded by the coding sequence ATGTTAGTTAACTCATCTAGTTTGCCTTTAACTATGTTTACTGCCCTAGCAGAGCGTAAAGATTTGTTGATGGCTTTAACAGATAGATTGGGACGTATTGAGTGGGTTAATCAAGCCTTTGTAGAACGCACTGGGTTAGCAGCAAATTCCCTAATGGGACAGAAATTTTTTGCTGTCTTGGGTTCTCACTCTCAATTGAATGTCCAACAAGCTTATATTCGTGAACAATTGCTTAAAGGCGAAAGCTTTAAGTTTGAACTTTCTTATCAAACACATGACGAAAGAGTGTGTTGGTTATTAGTAGATGGACAGCCAATACATGATGCAGAAGGAATAACTAGTAAGTATGCTGTCATGTCTACTGACATTACCTTACGGAAGTTAACAGAACAAGATTTAGAACAAACTCGTCAAAGGCTCAAACGCTTAGTAGAAAATGTCAAATTAGTCCCTTGGGAAGCTGAAGGTGTCACTCGTCAATTTACTTATGTAGGGCCACAAGCTACTGAGTTGTTTGGTTATGATTTGGCACAGTGGTATGAACCAAATTTTTGGTATGCACACATCCATCCAGAAGATTTACCGCAAGTAATTGCTCATCAAGAAAATAGCATACCAGAGAAGAATCATTATGTGATTGAGTATCGATTTTTGAGTGCTGATGGTAGCTGGATTTGGTTAAAAGATATTGTGAATATTTTGCTAGCCTCTTCTACTATACAGAAGATAAAAACAGAAGATAATGTTACTCGATTTTTAGGCTTTTTGATAGATATTAGCGATCGCAAACAAACAGAATTATCTTTACAGAAAGTACTATATCATTTAGAACAGACGAATCAAGAGTTAGAACTTCGCGTCCAGCAGCGTACTGTTGCTTTGACTCAAGAAAAAGAGAAATTAGAACAAACTTTGACAGAGTTAAAAAAAACTCAAACTCAATTGATTCATAGTGAAAAAATGTCTAGTCTAGGTCAACTAGTCGCCGGGATTGCTCATGAAATTAATAATCCAGTTAACTTTATCTACGGTAATTTGATTCCGGCTACTGAATATACAGAAAACTTACTACAACTGTTGCAATGTTATCAGCAAAATTATCCTGATCCAAACTCTCAAATACAAACAGCGATCGCAGACTTAGAAATTGAATTTATTATGGAAGATTTACCCAAGTTGTTATCTTCTATGAATGTGGGTACTAATCGGATTCGAGACATTGTTTTGTCATTACGAAATTTCTCTCGTCTGGATGAAGCGGAAGTCAAAGAAGTAGATATTCATGAAGGTATTGACAGTACACTAATGATTTTGCAAAATCGCCTCAAAGCTAAATCTAATTGTCCGGAAATTCAAGTTGTTAAAGAATACGGTGAATTACCGTTGATAGAATGCTATGCAGGACAAATTAATCAGGTATTTATGAATATTCTGGCTAATGCTATTGATGTTTTGGAAGAGTCAATAGTCAATGGTGAGATAGTGCCTTCCTGTCGCCTCGCGTCGGAAAGCAACTATCTAACCCGTAAGGGTCAACAGTTAATGATTAATCATCTTGAACTAGGGAATAAACCACAAATTCATATTAGTACTCGACTCTCTCAGGAACAACAAGTACTGATTTGTATTGCTGATAATGGCCCTGGGATGATTGAGGAAACCAGAAAGCGTCTTTTTGACCCATTTTTCACGACTAAGCCTGTTGGCAAAGGTACTGGGTTGGGATTGTCTATTAGTTATCAAATTGTGGTGGAAAAGCATCAAGGGAAGATTGAGTGTCATTCTGAAGTGGGACGAGGGACGGAATTTATTATTTCCATACCTATTAAACAAAGCAAACAAGCTATTGATGTTGTGAAAAAAATTTAA
- a CDS encoding clan AA aspartic protease, giving the protein MISGIFKGKYATVNVVFRLPYQPDFSIEFVIDTGFTDYLCLPPEAIALIGLPFLYDMPANLADNSWIDIPLHQALILWNGEEKEVRVLATGRRPLLGTALLRGYELVIQFTEGGLVTINEL; this is encoded by the coding sequence GTGATTTCTGGTATTTTTAAGGGTAAATATGCAACTGTTAACGTTGTATTTCGTCTACCATATCAACCTGATTTTTCGATTGAATTTGTTATTGACACAGGGTTTACTGATTACCTGTGTCTACCACCAGAAGCAATTGCGTTAATAGGGTTGCCATTTTTATATGATATGCCTGCAAATTTAGCCGATAATAGTTGGATAGATATACCGTTACATCAAGCTTTGATTCTCTGGAATGGTGAAGAAAAAGAAGTCCGAGTCTTGGCGACAGGAAGACGACCTTTATTAGGAACTGCTTTATTGAGAGGTTATGAACTAGTTATCCAATTCACAGAAGGCGGTTTAGTAACAATTAATGAATTATAG
- a CDS encoding ATP-dependent Clp protease ATP-binding subunit, with the protein MFERFTEKAIKVIMLAQEEARRLGHNFVGTEQILLGLIGEGTGVAAKVLKSMGVNLKDARIEVEKIIGRGSGFVAVEIPFTPRAKRVLELSLEEARQLGHNYIGTEHLLLGLIREGEGVAARVLENLGVDLSKVRTQVIRMLGETAEVSATGQSGRTKTPTLDEFGSNLTQMATDNKLDPVVGRAKEIERVIQILGRRTKNNPVLIGEPGVGKTAIAEGLASRIANKDVPDILEDKRVVTLDIGLLVAGTKYRGEFEERLKKIMDEIRQAGNVILVIDEVHTLIGAGAAEGAIDAANILKPALARGELQCIGATTLDEYRKHIERDAALERRFQPVMVGEPSVDETIEILYGLRDRYEQHHKLKISDEALVAAAKLSDRYISDRYLPDKAIDLVDEAGSRVRLINSQLPPAAKELDKELRQILKEKDDAVRSQDFDRAGELRDREMEIKAEIRAIAQSKTNASGTEGEEPVVTEEDIAHIVASWTGVPVNKLTESESEKLLHMEDTLHQRLIGQEDAVKAVSRAIRRARVGLKNPNRPIASFVFSGPTGVGKTELAKSLASYFFGSEEAMIRLDMSEYMERHTVSKLIGSPPGYVGYNEGGQLTEAVRRRPYTVVLFDEIEKAHPDVFNMLLQILEDGRLTDAKGRTVDFKNTLLILTSNIGSKVIEKGASSIGFEFTEDAGESQYNRIKTLVNEELKQYFRPEFLNRLDEIIVFRQLNKEEVTQIAEIMLREVFGRLTEKGITLEVSDRFKDRLIQEGYSPSYGARPLRRAIMRLLEDSLAEEILSGRIKDGDTALVDVDENGNVQVSSQQRRELLPQGVES; encoded by the coding sequence ATGTTTGAACGCTTCACAGAAAAAGCCATTAAGGTAATCATGCTGGCCCAAGAAGAGGCCCGCCGTTTAGGTCACAACTTCGTTGGAACCGAGCAAATCCTCCTGGGTTTGATTGGGGAAGGTACGGGAGTTGCGGCCAAGGTGCTGAAATCGATGGGTGTCAATCTCAAAGACGCTCGCATTGAAGTAGAAAAAATCATAGGCCGGGGTTCAGGCTTTGTGGCCGTGGAAATTCCGTTTACGCCACGGGCAAAGCGGGTTCTGGAACTATCCCTAGAAGAAGCGCGCCAATTAGGGCATAACTACATTGGCACCGAGCATCTGCTGTTGGGCCTGATCCGGGAAGGGGAAGGTGTTGCAGCCAGGGTGCTAGAAAATCTTGGGGTGGATCTATCGAAAGTCAGAACCCAAGTCATCCGGATGTTGGGAGAAACCGCCGAGGTTTCTGCGACCGGGCAATCGGGACGCACCAAAACACCTACTCTGGATGAATTTGGCTCGAACCTAACCCAAATGGCTACGGATAACAAACTCGATCCAGTGGTGGGACGCGCCAAGGAAATCGAGCGTGTGATTCAGATTTTGGGTCGCCGGACAAAAAATAACCCAGTATTAATTGGTGAACCTGGGGTTGGTAAAACCGCGATCGCCGAAGGTTTAGCATCACGCATCGCTAATAAAGATGTCCCCGACATCCTTGAAGATAAGCGGGTGGTGACACTAGATATCGGTTTATTGGTCGCTGGAACCAAATACCGGGGTGAATTTGAAGAACGCCTGAAGAAAATCATGGATGAGATTCGCCAGGCGGGTAATGTAATTCTCGTAATAGACGAAGTACACACCCTCATTGGTGCAGGTGCAGCAGAAGGGGCAATTGATGCGGCAAATATCCTCAAGCCAGCGTTGGCCAGAGGGGAACTGCAATGTATCGGTGCAACCACCCTGGATGAGTACCGCAAGCACATCGAACGGGATGCAGCATTAGAACGCCGCTTCCAACCAGTGATGGTCGGTGAACCCTCCGTCGATGAAACAATAGAAATTTTATATGGTTTGCGCGATCGCTACGAGCAACACCACAAGCTGAAAATCTCCGATGAAGCTTTAGTTGCGGCGGCGAAATTATCAGATCGTTATATTAGCGATCGCTATCTGCCAGACAAAGCCATCGACTTGGTTGACGAAGCTGGTTCGCGCGTGCGGTTGATCAACTCCCAACTGCCCCCCGCAGCGAAAGAGTTAGATAAAGAACTGCGCCAAATCTTAAAAGAAAAAGATGATGCAGTCCGTTCCCAAGACTTTGATAGAGCTGGGGAACTGCGCGATCGGGAAATGGAAATCAAAGCCGAAATCCGGGCGATCGCTCAAAGCAAAACCAATGCTTCCGGGACAGAAGGCGAAGAACCTGTAGTCACTGAAGAAGACATTGCTCATATCGTCGCTTCCTGGACGGGTGTCCCTGTTAACAAGCTCACCGAATCCGAATCCGAGAAGCTGTTGCACATGGAAGACACCTTGCACCAGCGCTTAATCGGTCAAGAAGATGCGGTGAAAGCAGTGTCACGAGCCATTCGTCGCGCTCGTGTCGGTTTGAAAAATCCCAACCGACCCATTGCTAGCTTTGTCTTCTCCGGTCCAACTGGTGTTGGTAAAACCGAGTTGGCTAAATCCTTGGCTTCCTACTTCTTCGGCTCAGAAGAAGCGATGATCCGCCTGGATATGTCCGAATACATGGAACGCCACACCGTCAGTAAGTTGATTGGTTCCCCTCCTGGTTATGTTGGTTATAACGAAGGTGGACAATTAACCGAAGCTGTACGCCGTCGTCCTTACACCGTGGTGCTGTTCGACGAAATCGAAAAAGCTCACCCCGATGTCTTCAATATGCTGCTGCAAATTTTAGAAGACGGTCGGTTAACCGATGCTAAAGGACGCACCGTAGACTTCAAAAATACCTTGCTGATTTTGACATCCAATATCGGTTCCAAGGTAATTGAAAAAGGCGCTTCGAGTATTGGCTTTGAATTTACTGAAGATGCAGGCGAATCACAGTACAACCGGATCAAGACTTTGGTAAACGAAGAACTCAAGCAGTACTTCCGTCCAGAGTTTCTCAACCGTTTGGATGAGATTATCGTCTTCCGTCAGCTGAACAAAGAAGAGGTGACACAAATCGCCGAAATCATGCTCAGAGAAGTATTTGGTCGCTTGACAGAAAAAGGTATTACTCTAGAAGTTAGCGATCGCTTCAAAGACCGCCTCATCCAAGAAGGCTACAGTCCCAGCTACGGCGCAAGACCATTACGCCGAGCAATTATGCGCCTCTTGGAAGATAGCCTAGCAGAAGAAATTCTCTCCGGTCGCATCAAAGATGGCGATACAGCCCTAGTTGATGTCGATGAAAACGGCAATGTCCAAGTCAGTTCTCAACAGCGCCGGGAATTATTACCCCAAGGTGTTGAGTCATAG
- a CDS encoding Rpn family recombination-promoting nuclease/putative transposase: MLNLDLIRDTKVYQEAFEEGELQAKLKIVPVLLELGLSIQQIAERLKLDTEVVREAARS, encoded by the coding sequence ATGCTGAATTTAGACTTGATCCGAGACACTAAAGTTTATCAAGAAGCGTTTGAAGAAGGAGAACTACAGGCTAAGTTAAAAATAGTACCTGTTTTGCTAGAGTTAGGATTAAGTATCCAGCAAATAGCCGAAAGATTAAAACTAGATACAGAAGTAGTCAGAGAAGCAGCCAGAAGTTAG
- a CDS encoding type I restriction endonuclease — protein MDFIDQIKAVSQQIPKLKEQVLTEEATKNAFVMPFINALGYNVFNPTEVCPEFTADVPGLKGEKVDYAINMNGIPIILIECKWCSASLEHPKHSSQLHRYFHATEAKFGILTNGILYRFYTDTEKTNVMDEKPFFEFNMMDFNESMVNELKRFSKIAFNPEQMADFAKNLLYTKEIKRLMAEQLIEPSPEFVKFFASQVYTGRLTVSVTDKFTEITKRSLKEFINDRITDRLKSAIDLPDTITSGAQSTSTQDTEVDTETDSSLSENEIPITEEEMQGFLIVKAILREVIDISQLQFRGTKNYFGINLDHKVSKTVCRLWFKSNKKYIGIIDVDGKEAKKSISSLDEIYGLVEILKDRAKYLTQNSLKQPKAADLHES, from the coding sequence ATGGATTTTATTGATCAAATAAAAGCTGTCTCTCAGCAAATTCCAAAACTAAAAGAGCAAGTCTTGACGGAAGAAGCTACCAAGAACGCTTTTGTAATGCCTTTCATTAACGCACTAGGGTATAACGTGTTTAATCCCACAGAAGTATGCCCTGAATTTACGGCTGATGTACCTGGTTTAAAAGGAGAAAAAGTAGATTATGCAATTAATATGAATGGTATTCCTATCATTCTTATTGAATGCAAATGGTGTAGTGCGAGTCTTGAACATCCAAAACATAGCTCACAATTACACAGATATTTCCACGCTACAGAAGCGAAGTTTGGTATCTTAACTAATGGTATTCTCTATAGGTTTTACACTGATACAGAGAAAACTAATGTTATGGATGAGAAACCATTCTTCGAGTTCAACATGATGGATTTTAATGAATCTATGGTGAATGAGCTTAAACGGTTTTCTAAAATAGCGTTTAATCCTGAGCAGATGGCAGATTTTGCCAAAAATCTTCTTTATACAAAAGAGATTAAACGCCTTATGGCAGAACAGCTTATTGAACCATCACCGGAATTTGTTAAATTCTTCGCCAGCCAAGTATATACAGGTAGATTAACTGTATCAGTCACAGATAAATTTACAGAGATTACAAAGCGTTCCCTTAAGGAATTTATTAATGACCGAATCACAGATAGATTAAAATCAGCTATTGATCTTCCTGACACTATAACTTCAGGCGCACAATCTACTTCTACTCAAGACACAGAAGTAGACACAGAAACAGATTCTTCCTTATCTGAGAATGAAATTCCGATAACAGAGGAAGAAATGCAAGGCTTTTTAATTGTGAAGGCTATTTTACGAGAAGTTATTGATATTAGCCAACTTCAATTTAGAGGTACAAAAAATTATTTTGGTATTAATCTTGATCATAAGGTATCTAAAACTGTTTGCAGACTATGGTTTAAATCCAATAAAAAATATATCGGCATTATTGATGTGGATGGCAAAGAAGCTAAAAAATCCATTTCGAGTCTAGATGAAATTTATGGATTAGTAGAAATTCTAAAGGATAGAGCAAAATATCTAACTCAAAATAGTTTAAAGCAGCCAAAAGCAGCAGATTTACATGAGTCATAG